One Hippoglossus hippoglossus isolate fHipHip1 chromosome 5, fHipHip1.pri, whole genome shotgun sequence genomic window carries:
- the ip6k2b gene encoding inositol hexakisphosphate kinase 2b yields MSPALEALMQADGTPYPGKGVMLEPFVHQVGGHSCVLRFGEQTICKPLIPREHQFYKSLPAEMRKFTPLYKGVVSVSFEEDEEGNLCLIAYPLHSESGDLENKDPSADCEPKSKMLKWSNKKQSALLLENDNYSKDRGRHSRKEDKLMSYNRDEVVVQQQQQQQQAEVLYFSLDKGNVVPQIKHNPWSLKCHQQHLQRMKENAKHRNQYKFILLENLTWRYKVPCVLDLKMGTRQHGDDASEEKKANQIRKCQQSTSASIGVRLCGMQVYQSDSGQLMFMNKYHGRKLTLAGFKEALYQFFHNGRRLRRELLSPVLRRLREMQAALEACESYRFYSSSLLIIYDGDPPRTPTRPRHRGGEEGDEDEPSDEEDEEEDDDEEEEGAFGFPCSSAGGSAGVAAGSSNSGSGRSSHSTGEARSPVVDVRMIDFAHTTCRHYGEDSVVHEGQDSGFIFGLQNLITIISQLEDHSTD; encoded by the exons ATGAGTCCCGCTCTCGAAGCGCTCATGCAGGCGGACGGGACTCCGTATCCCGGGAAAGGGGTAATGCTTGAACCATTCGTGCACCAGGTAGGGGGCCACTCCTGCGTGCTGCGGTTCGGGGAGCAAACCATCTGCAAGCCCCTCATCCCCCGCGAGCATCAGTTCTACAAGAGCCTTCCCGCAGAGATGAGGAAGTTCACCCCACTGTATAAAg GTGTAGTATCAGTCAGCtttgaggaagatgaggaagggAACCTGTGCCTCATCGCCTACCCCCTCCACAGTGAATCAGGGGACCTGGAAAACAAAGACCCCTCAGCAGACTGCGAGCCCAAGAGCAAGATGCTAAAGTGGAGCAACAAGAAGCAGTCCGCTTTGCTTCTGGAGAATGACAACTACAGCAAAGACAGAGGTCGTCACAGTCGTAAAGAAGACAAGCTCATGAG TTATAATCGTGATGAGGTGgtggtccagcagcagcagcagcagcagcaggcggaggtTCTTTACTTCAGCCTGGATAAAGGCAACGTAGTTCCACAGATCAAACACAACCCCTGGAGCCTCAAATGCCACCAGCAGCACTtgcagaggatgaaggagaatGCAAAGCACCGCAACCAATACA AATTTATCCTTCTGGAGAATCTGACATGGCGCTACAAAGTACCATGTGTCTTAGACTTGAAGATGGGTACTCGCCAGCATGGGGATGATGcatcagaggagaagaaagccAATCAGATCCGCAAGTGTCAACAGAGCACATCAGCCTCTATTGGAGTGCGACTTTGTGGCATGCAG GTGTACCAGTCAGACTCAGGCCAGCTGATGTTCATGAACAAGTACCACGGTCGTAAGCTAACCCTCGCAGGCTTCAAGGAGGCCCTGTACCAGTTCTTCCACAATGGGCGTCGCTTGCGTCGAGAGCTGCTGTCCCCCGTGCTGCGCAGACTTAGGGAAATGCAGGCTGCCCTGGAGGCCTGCGAATCCTACCGCTTCTACTCCAGCTCCTTGCTCATCATCTACGATGGAGACCCTCCCAGGACTCCCACTAGACCTAGACACCGTGGTGGTGAAGAGGGTGATGAAGACGAGCCATCAGatgaagaggacgaggaggaagatgatgatgaggaagaggagggggccTTTGGTTTCCCTTGTTCTTCAGCAGGTGGCAGTGCCGGTGTGGCCGCAGGGAGCAGCAACAGTGGTAGTGGTCGCTCCTCCCACAGCACAGGAGAGGCCAGGAGCCCCGTGGTGGACGTGCGCATGATTGACTTTGCTCACACCACTTGTCGGCACTATGGCGAAGACAGTGTGGTGCACGAAGGCCAGGACAGTGGTTTCATCTTCGGCCTGCAGAACCTGATTACCATCATCTCCCAACTGGAGGATCACAGTACTGATTGA
- the LOC117761469 gene encoding protein transport protein Sec61 subunit alpha-like — MGIKFLEVIKPFCAVLPEIQKPERKIQFREKVLWTAITLFIFLVCCQIPLFGIMSSDSADPFYWMRVILASNRGTLMELGISPIVTSGLIMQLLAGAKIIEVGDTPKDRALFNGAQKLFGMIITIGQAIVYVMTGMYGDPSEMGAGICLLIIIQLFVAGLIVLLLDELLQKGYGLGSGISLFIATNICETIVWKAFSPTTVNTGRGTEFEGAIIALFHLLATRTDKVRALREAFYRQNLPNLMNLLATVFVFAVVIYFQGFRVDLPIKSARYRGQYNTYPIKLFYTSNIPIILQSALVSNLYVISQMLSTRFSGNFLVNLLGTWSDATSGGPARAYPVAGLCYYLSPPESFGSVLDDPVHACIYIVFMLGSCAFFSKTWIEVSGSSAKDVAKQLKEQQMVMRGHRETSMVHELNRYIPTAAAFGGLCIGGLSVMADFLGAIGSGTGILLAVTIIYQYFEIFVKEQSEMGSMGALFL, encoded by the exons ATGGGCA TCAAATTCCTAGAGGTGATAAAGCCTTTCTGTGCCGTGCTGCCAGAGATCCAGAAACCTGAACGAAAG ATCCAGTTCAGAGAGAAGGTATTATGGACGGCCATCACTCTCTTCATATTCCTGGTGTGTTGCCAG ATCCCTCTCTTTGGCATCATGTCCTCAGACTCCGCGGATCCCTTCTACTGGATGAGAGTAATTCTGGCCTCAAACAGAG GTACGCTGATGGAGCTGGGTATCTCGCCTATTGTCACCTCGGGCCTGATCATGCAGCTACTGGCCGGAGCTAAGATCATCGAAGTTGGAGACACACCAAAGGACAGAGCCCTCTTCAATGGAGCtcagaaat tgtttggaatgaTCATCACCATTGGTCAGGCCATCGTATATGTAATGACCGGCATGTATGGAGATCCCTCAGAGATGGGAGCTGGAATCTGTCTCCTCATCATCATTCAG ctgttTGTAGCTGGGCtcattgtgctgctgctggatgagtTGCTCCAAAAGGGTTACGGTCTTGGTTCAGGAATCTCACTGTTCATTGCCACCAACATCTGTGAGACGATCGTCTGGAAGGCCTTCAGCCCCACGACTGTGAACACTGGAAGAG GCACCGAGTTCGAGGGAGCAATAATTGCTCTTTTCCATCTGCTGGCGACTCGGACAGACAAAGTGCGCGCTCTGAGAGAGGCGTTCTACAGACAAAACCTGCCAAACCTCATGAACCTCCTCGCCACAGTATTTGTCTTTGCTGTAGTGATATATTTTCAG GGATTCAGGGTGGATCTGCCCATCAAGTCCGCTCGCTACCGTGGCCAGTACAACACGTACCCCATCAAGCTCTTCTACACCTCCAACATACCCATCATCCTGCAGTCTGCTCTGGTCTCCAACTTGTACGTTATCTCCCAGATGCTCTCCACGCGTTTTAGTGGCAATTTCCTGGTTAATTTGCTTGGAACGTGGTCT GACGCAACGTCAGGTGGCCCAGCCCGTGCCTATCCTGTGGCTGGTCTCTGTTACTACCTCTCCCCACCAGAGTCATTCGGCTCAGTTCTAGACGACCCTGTTCACGCATGCATCTACATCGTCTTCATGCTCGGCTCATGTGCATTTTTCTCCAAAACCTGGATTGAAGTCTCTGGCTCCTCTGCTAAAGAT GTGGCAAAAcagctgaaggagcagcagatggTGATGAGGGGACACAGAGAAACCTCCATGGTGCATGAACTGAACAG GTACATTCCCACGGCTGCTGCCTTTGGTGGACTGTGTATCGGTGGTTTATCGGTGATGGCGGATTTCCTCGGAGCCATTGGCTCTGGCACCGGTATCCTGCTGGCCGTCACCATCATCTATCAGTACTTTGAGATCTTTGTAAAAGAACAGAGCGAAATGGGAAGCATGGGGGCCCTGTTCTTGTAG